Proteins encoded by one window of Candidatus Saccharibacteria bacterium:
- a CDS encoding chorismate mutase: MRSLDQIRADIDVVDKALINDLKRRFELTHETGVYKKTHNLPSLDNTRYQKC; the protein is encoded by the coding sequence ATGCGGTCGTTAGATCAGATTAGAGCCGATATAGACGTTGTCGATAAAGCACTCATCAATGATTTGAAGCGGCGTTTTGAACTAACTCATGAGACCGGCGTATACAAGAAGACTCATAACTTACCAAGCCTAGATAATACCAGGTATCAAAAATGTTAG